Proteins from a genomic interval of Papaver somniferum cultivar HN1 chromosome 4, ASM357369v1, whole genome shotgun sequence:
- the LOC113272746 gene encoding uncharacterized protein LOC113272746 — MDTRLGTVLNKLISEEQVAFMKGKNIHENIALASELINEINTERKHGNVGLKLDIAQDFDTVSWDFIAEVFRQYGFSDSWCMWVLNILSSARISVMINGCPEGYFSITRGLRQGDPLSPLIFVLIEDVLSRNLSKLFANHSMNVMCVNYAKSKFYFGGARISRAIDISNYLGMERAMFPDKYLSIQLKPGIVRHIHVRQVVEKIMDKLAGWKSKLLSFQARLVLIKSVISSYVIHSMAVYKWPCTIIKQVERAVINFLWSGDAEKRKYFTVLYDDLCLSKREGGIGINKLNDVNRAMLMKLWISIRDSNKIWASFLRAKYFKVNDNLINYKLGPNDFKAKVSDIIFDGVWVIPEQIKDLMIRCNIDVENFPVIAGDEDYKIWDLDSKGVFSVKSCLVQIYLLDRVARRIWDWVAGIFKLQPSEDLVDSYKAAKGRSRMIKDLWLVANLAIVTELWKLRNKSYFDNMAVQWLGFKGRVYQVGHRKCKTSTPIEISWTPHNQDEIMIFCDGAYFRNPDQAGSGVVFRDASSEVLGVLCVGLGWQTNFYAEVCAVIYGAIVAKRWNMRSICIRSDSKSCIQGFQKGELPWQLVQKWKIVKSYYNNVRYIHSYREVNFSADASTKQACLLAEDIFELYEGRSGFIPSVEWLARVYYRFK; from the exons ATGGATACCAGGCTTGGTACTGTGCTAAATAAGCTGAtctctgaagagcaagtggcgtttatgaagggtAAAAACATACATGAGAATATAGCTTTGGCGTCTGAATTGATCAATGAGATCAATACGGAAAGGAAGCATGGGAATGTTGGCCTCAAATTGGATATTGCTCAAGATTTTGATACGGTAAGTTGGGATTTCATAGCTGAAGTCTTTCGTCAATATGGATTTTCTGATTCTTGGTGCATGTGGGTTCTTAATATCCTTAGCTCAGCTCGGATTTCTGTCATGATTAATGGCTGCCCTGAAGGTTATTTCAGTATTACTAGAGGtctgcgtcaaggtgatcctctctcACCTTTGatatttgttcttattgaagatgttttaagtCGCAATCTTTCCAAGTTGTTTGCAAATCATAGTATGAATGTTATG TGCGTAAACTACGCAAAAAGCAAGTTTTATTTTGGAGGTGCTAGAATTTCTCGTGCTATTGATATTTCTAACTATTTGGGTATGGAGAGAGCTATGTTTCCGGATAAATACTTAAGTATTCAATTGAAGCCTGGTATTGTTCGGCATATTCATGTTCGCCAAGTTGTtgagaagattatggacaagcTGGCTGGCTGGAAAAGTAAACTTTTATCATTTCAGGCGAGGCTTGTGCTAATTAAGTCGGTGATTTCTAGCTATGTTATTCATTCTATGGCTGTTTACAAATGGCCATGCACGATTATTAAGCAAGTTGAAAGGGCCGTTATAAATTTTCTTTGGTCCGGTGATGCTGAGAAACGTAAATATTTTACGGTTCTATATGATGATCTATGTCTTTCAAAGCGTGAAGGTGGTATTGGCATTAATAAGTTAAATGATGTTAATAGGGCTATGCTAATGAAGCTTTGGATTTCTATTCGGGATTCAAACAAGATTTGGGCTAGCTTTTTGAGGGCCAAATACTTTAAGGTCAATGACAATCTGATAAATTATAAGTTAG gccctaatgattttaaggctaaAGTAAGTGATATCATTTTTGATGGTGTTTGGGTTATTCCTGAACAAATAAAAGATTTGATGATTCGTTGTAATATCGATGTTGAAAATTTTCCTGTTATTGCTGGTGATGAGGATTATAAAATTTGGGATTTAGATAGCAAAGGCGTTTTTTCAGTTAAGTCGTGCCTTGTGCAAATCTATTTACTAGACAG AGTTGCTAGGAGGATTTGGGATTGGGTGGCTGGAATTTTCAAGCTGCAACCAAGTGAAGACCTGGTGGACTCGTATAAGGCTGCTAAGGGTCGAAGCAGAATGATAAAAGACCTGTGGTtagttgcaaatcttgcaattgtCACGGAGTTATGGAAGTTACGCAATAAGTCTTATTTTGATAATATGGCAGTTCAATGGCTTGGTTTTAAAGGGAGAGtttatcag GTGGGGCATAGAAAATGCAAAACGTCTAccccaattgagattagttggaCTCCTCATAATCAAGATGAAATTATGATCTTTTGTGATGGTGCATATTTCAGAAACCCAGACCAAGCTGGTTCAGGTGTTGTTTTCCGTGATGCAAGTTCGGAGGTGCTTGGTGTTCTTTGTGTTGGCCTTGGTTGGCAAACCAATTTCTATGCGGAAGTATGTGCGGTTATTTATGGTGCGATTGTGGCTAAGAGATGGAATATGCGGAGTATTTGCATTCGTTCTGATTCGAAGAGTTGCATTCAAGGTTTTCAAAAGGGTGAGCTGCCTTGGCAGCTGGTACAGAAGTGGAAAATTGTGAAGTCTTACTACAACAATGTTCGTTATATTCATAGCTATAGGGAGGTTAATTTCTCAGCTGATGCCTCGACCAAGCAAGCATGTTTGCTGGCTGAGGATATTTTTGAGTTGTATGAGGGTAGGTCAGGTTTTATTCCATCTGTGGAATGGCTTGCAAGGGTTTATTATCGCTTCAAATAG